One Periophthalmus magnuspinnatus isolate fPerMag1 chromosome 15, fPerMag1.2.pri, whole genome shotgun sequence genomic window carries:
- the LOC117382953 gene encoding RING finger protein 122-like, protein MTSSMTFDEFLHLPLNVYIIIIGIGLFVLLPCLVFCCCFIRVRREAARQYVYNKVVLKGAGKKMGLLGQTCAVCLEEFRTKDELGVCPCSHAFHKKVRREAARQYVYNKVVLKGAGKKMGLLGQTCAVCLEEFRTKDELGVCPCSHAFHKKCLLKWLEIRSVCPMCNKPVCRLHPEPPPDPELG, encoded by the exons ATGACTTCCAGTATGACCTTTGACGAGttccttcatcttcctctgaACGTTTACATCATCATCATTGGCATCGGGCTGTTTGTGCTGCTGCCCTGCCttgtcttctgctgctgcttcatCAG agtgAGACGAGAAGCAGCACGGCAATATGTTTATAATAAG GTTGTTTTGAAAGGAGCTGGGAAGAAAATGGGTCTACTTGGG caaACATGTGCTGTGTGTCTGGAGGAGTTTAGGACTAAGGATGAGCTTGGCGTGTGTCCCTGCTCCCACGCCTTCCACAAAAA agtgaGACGAGAAGCAGCACGGCAATATGTTTATAATAAG GTTGTTTTGAAAGGAGCTGGGAAGAAAATGGGTCTACTTGGG caaACATGTGCTGTGTGTCTGGAGGAGTTTAGGACTAAGGATGAGCTTGGCGTGTGTCCCTGCTCCCACGCCTTCCACAAAAA GTGCCTTTTAAAGTGGCTGGAGATTAGGAGTGTGTGTCCCATGTGCAACAAACCAGTTTGTCGCCTGCACCCTGAGCCTCCCCCTGACCCGGAACTAGGATAG